Proteins encoded by one window of Clostridia bacterium:
- a CDS encoding tRNA threonylcarbamoyladenosine dehydratase: MNDWQARTRALLGGDAVEKLNNASVAVFGIGGVGSYAAEALVRAGVGKLTFIDGDTVAETNTNRQLVADRNTLGRSKAEVMKERADRISVDVKAEAVTAFYSAENAADFELNKYDFILDCIDTVSSKIELICRANAAGVPIISCMGAGNKLDPTRFEVADIYKTSVCPLARVMRYELKKRGIKSLPVVYSKEEPSAPPADAEKRESGRPAPASVSFVPSVAGLIMAGEVVRRIAGK, from the coding sequence ATGAACGACTGGCAGGCAAGAACGCGCGCGCTGCTCGGCGGTGACGCGGTCGAGAAATTGAATAACGCTTCCGTCGCCGTTTTCGGTATCGGCGGCGTCGGCTCGTACGCCGCGGAAGCGCTCGTGCGCGCCGGAGTCGGGAAGCTGACATTCATCGACGGCGATACCGTCGCGGAAACTAACACTAACCGCCAGCTCGTCGCCGATCGCAATACGCTCGGCAGAAGCAAGGCCGAGGTTATGAAGGAGCGCGCCGACCGCATTTCGGTCGATGTGAAAGCGGAGGCGGTGACCGCGTTTTACTCCGCCGAAAACGCCGCCGACTTTGAGCTGAATAAATACGATTTCATCCTCGACTGCATCGACACCGTATCGTCGAAAATCGAGCTGATATGCCGCGCGAACGCCGCGGGAGTTCCGATAATCAGCTGCATGGGCGCGGGCAACAAGCTCGATCCGACGCGCTTCGAGGTCGCGGATATCTACAAGACGTCAGTTTGTCCGCTCGCCCGTGTGATGCGTTACGAGCTGAAAAAGCGTGGTATAAAATCGCTGCCCGTCGTCTATTCGAAGGAGGAGCCGTCCGCGCCGCCCGCCGACGCCGAAAAGCGCGAAAGCGGCAGACCCGCTCCCGCGAGCGTTTCGTTCGTGCCGTCCGTCGCCGGACTGATAATGGCGGGCGAGGTCGTCAGGAGAATAGCCGGCAAATAA